The genomic DNA AACTCTCCTCGTACCAAAAGAAACTCTTCCCCATCGACGAGCACGTcggcatcgccatcgccggcCTCACCTCGGACGCCCGCGTCCTCTCCAACTTTATGAAGCAGCAATGCCTCGGCCACCGCCTCACCTACTCCCGCCACATGCCCATCCGCTCCCTCGTCGACATGATCGGCTCCAAAGCCCAGATCAACACGCAGCACTACGGAAAGCGCCCCTACGGCGTTGGTCTCCTCGTCGCCGGCGTGGACGATTCCGGCCCTCACCTCTTTGAATTTCAACCGTCGGGTatgacggaggagatgattGCATTTGCCATTGGTGCCAGGTCCCAGATGGCGAGGACGTATCTCGAGAGAAACCTGGACAAGTTCAAGACCAGCACACGGGAGGAGCTGATTGAGCATGGGTTGAGGGCGCTGAAGGAGAGTTTGGTGCAGGATAGGGAGTTGACGGTGGAGAATACCagtgtgggtgtggtgggctATGTCAaggagacgaagaagacggagCCGTTTCAGGTGTTTGATGGGCACGAGGTGCAGAGGTATTTGGAGCTGGTGGCGGATGAtaagaaggagggggggcctcaggcggcgacggtggaggatgagagcaCGGcgatggatgttgatgcgTAGAGAGCAATAATGGCCGAGTTATTGTATGGAGGAATCCTGGCGCACTGAGGGAGGTCAGTCCGGAGTTCTTTGCTCGGTTGTTGGTGCAGATGCAAATGCAGTTGTTGCAGTCGATTGCGCAGATGGAAATTGATGACCCTTTGTGGGTCGGGCTTTGTGATTATTATGCAGGCCCAGCGCTTTGGAAGAGATAGAGAAAGCACTTCTGAGCATGAAAAGCTACATCAGAGTCTGAGATGGGTCACTGATTTCGCCTTAGCGAAAGGAGTCTTGATTTatgatgtttttgttttctggcCATTCCATCTAGTTTTCTCCGTCCATCTACCACATTCCCTATTGCGAGCTCCAGTTCAACTTGAGCGCCGCGTCTGACACCTTGTACTCTTCCAACGCCCTGATCGCCTCCTCTGCTGTCTTGGCCTCGACAAGGATGTTCTTGTTCCCACCGTGGATAAACCCCTCTTCTACGCTCTTGTTGATCCACTGCCTGATGCCATCGTAGAAaccgttgatgttgagaatgACGATCCCCTTGTTGTGAATGCCCAGCTGGTTCCACGTCATAGTCTcaaacagctcctccaaggTACCGTACCCGCCTGCCAGGGCGACGAAACCGGAGCCTGGGCCACCGTCGAGGACCTCTTGGGCCATGAGGCGTTTTCGGGTGTGCATGTCGGGGACGATGGTTGTCCGGCCGAAGACTGTCTCTTCCGGGACTGtcagggaggaggtggaggaggtatggggacgggaggaagggttggacgggtcggggatggtggaggagtagTTTGCGTCGCGCTCGTAGCGGACGAGGGCTTCGGGGATTATGCCGTGGACTGAGTCCGGCCCGGAGAGGGAGACGAGGGTACGGGCTACTTCGCCCATTAGGCCTACTGTGCCGCCTCCGTAGACTGGAGATTTATTGTTAGGACTGGAAAGAGTCAaagggaggcgggggaggtaCCTAGTTGGATGTTGTTTTTGGCCATTTCTCTTGCGAGTGAGCGGGCGGCTTCGACGTAGATGGGGTTGAAGCCTGGGGAGGCGCCGCAGTAGACGCAGATTTTTGTGCGCTTGGGGGTGGTtacgttgttgttgttgttgctgttgttgttgttggcgccGCCTGATTCCATGATGGGCGAGTTGTGGTGTTTACGAGGAGATTTGTTGGTGGTAAGGCGCAAAGAAGATTAGATGGGACGGCGGGCTGGTatggaaggggtggtgtaTACAAGTCCAACTGTGAGCTGTCGTCTGAGTCACTCGGGATAAGCAAGTTGACTGGAAGCAACCTGGAGGATTTATTATGCGCTTCTGGGAAAGAGTCCGAGGATCCCCTGGTTGATGACGCTCGGCGAACCTCTAAACAAGGGCGGCTGCTGGTGAGAGTAGTGGAGTTGGTTCTTATTTAAACGAATTGGAATCGCAAGACAAGATATAGAAGGTGGTAGTCAAAGGGAGGCTCAGTGAGATTTTCGTCGAGGTGTAGATAATAGACCAGAGCAAAGCACCGTTCTTGGAAACTAGGAAGAAATGAACAGCGAGACTGGGATGATACTTATATATGTTTGAACATGAGAGACACAACTCGGTCGACATGGACCTGAAAGGCGACTCGCGGGATTGAACGACCTGTTGGCCGTGAACGTGGACCTTTGATGAAGCCAGATGTGGGCCAGATGTATGACATAACGGCGGCTCGTCTTTGACGAATCGAACGGCGCCGAACACCACATGAGCTTCACAAGGCCAAATCATGGGATTGGGAATCCCCCAATATAGAGATAAAATGGGCAAACGTGGCAGTCACGAGATGGCACCGTTGTCCTATCAAACTTGATGCTAGTTTTGTCGTTGTACAGTGATTCGTCGGGTCCCAGACTACCTCAACTTACTTGTCTTCACAAGCCTTCATCGATGAATGGAGGGGTTCAATGGCCGGTGGAGGGGCGGGCGGTGCCGTGGGGCAAGATTCAGGCGGTGAGAGCTTCCCTTGGTCTGTGCATAAGCTTTCCAGACAGGCAGTCGATGGCCCCACTTTATTTTGGCGATACAAATTGTGGCTGACTCAATTGCAGCGAACTCTCactctctttctttttttcttctgcgtgaagcctcgtcctcttcaacgCTGCGTTTCTATGCGACAAACGGAAAGTCTTGTTCACACACTACTTTCGACCTCTTCGGAGGATCCTTTACGCATATGAGAAATTCGGAGAATCTGCTTCACACCAGTTCGTCCGTCCCACAGCCTTCCTTGGAGGGTTATGTCGATGGGTCGCGAGCTCTGCCGGTGACGGCTTGACGCAACTCTGCGTCTGTAATTGGCATCAGAAAAGCAGGGCCCAGGAGAGGCTGCTTCGGCGGTTTTCTTGCTGGTGTCCCTCTGGGAGAGTCATTACGAAGCTTGTGAGAAAATCACTTGAGTGCAATACGCGGCGTGTGGCTGTCTCTCTTCGGACGGGCAGCCTCATCCTTCGATTCCGATTACTCTGTTGAGGACGACGCTTcaccacctttttttttcttcaggTAAGCAGTTGTTTCTATCCTCGATGTTCGGAATACTACTAACGAAACTCGATGCTGTTGGCATCATATGACCAAGATTTGGGACCTTCGGCAGACGCTGGAAATACCCGACGAGCTCCTGTGTAAGGGAGCGTCAAGCCTCGCAGCTGAGGCTGATGAAGATATCCGTCACATCATGGACTTTTGACTGTCTTGGTATCCGATAGCTTTACCATAGCCCCTAGTAAAAGATGAACTTCAAATGCCCTGTCTTATTCTTTCTTGATATGTGCCTCAAgtgaaacaaacaaaacagcaCCTTGTTGGAAAATGTGGGGTGCATGGACCCCCACCCAGCCTCGGGAGCTGCCGTGGAACCGTGGCCTTGTCCCTGACTTTGATTTGTAGCGCCGGCCGGCCGGCCACTTCAGTGATCCAGGGCCTGGAATTACGCCACGACGCTAGACAGAAAGCGCAACGTCCGTCTCGGAAAACGTGCCCTTTGCAAAGACGtcgattttttttctttagATTTTCTTGTCCTTATCTCCAAACGTCTTTCCATATGAACTAAAGTCAACTCCGGAATCGATAAAATCGCCCAAGATGCCGGAACCCGTCGCGGCAGCAGGCGCTGAGCCTGCTCGCCAGGAGGAGCAAGGCGTAGGTTGATATGCTACCCAACGGCTGGCTGTCTTTGACCATGTTCACTAACAATGGCTCCAGCAATCGATGCTCATGAAAATATTCCAAGGTCTTGCGATGTGGATGGCCATGCAGTTTGTTATGAAACAGTTCACAGGAGGCGGCCAAAAGACCACGTCAGTCACCAACGCCGACGGACAGGTAGTCCAAGTCGCAACTGGTGCCATACCACCATACCATGAGCGCCCACGACAGCTGAACGACGGAGCTGTCTACAGCCATATTCCCCAATCCATCGCCCCAATCTGGCCAGACAACAGCGCCGTCGATATCATCGTTACCGTTTCCCCGTCATTCGTTGCTGAGCCTCTCGACAAGCTACCCAAGGACACCATTGTCTTTCAGGAGAAGGGGTTCAGGATTGGAAACTGGAGCGACACAAGAGTTGCCGAGGGAACTATCAATGTGCCAGTTCCTGTTCAGAAAAACGGCACTCTCTGGGGACACTTTTACATTGGATTGCCCGGCGCCCCTCTCGATCCGACTCAGCGTAATTACGATCCTGGTGCTGCTTATCACTTTGTTCACCCTCTGACGCAGTAcatccccaagaagaaggagtcCAAGACGAGGAACTTGCTATCCGACaatgccgaggtggaggaagtcgtggtggaggatgaacCCGAGCAGGCTGGCCCGATTGTCGCCAACTACTACCACCCCAACGTGTCGCTGTCCTTCATCCCTGGTAGCGGTACGTTTTCGTTTCCTCAGGCTCATCCAGCAATTCGCCAGTATATCCGTCTCGAGGCAACAGGTGCCCGTGACGGAACTGGCCAGAATGGATGGTACTaccccatcctcttcgtcaACACCTTCTGGCAGCTCAAGTCCAAGATGACCATCGTGAACGAGACCGTGACCACTTTGCCCATCCGCATTgacctcaacaacctggcCGACTGGAAGTTCAAGTTGATGGCCCCCATTGAGACGAACAGCAAGGAACAAGCTCGCCAGGCGGCCTGGGGAGGCGGCATGTCAGCCGGTGGTGGCGACGGCAGCGAGATCGAGATGGTCAAGGAGATCTTCATggacaccaaccccatcctcctctgcgtcaccatcatcgtcagcaTCGCGCACATGATCCTCGAGACTTTGGCTTTCGGCTCTGATATCGCCCATTaccgcaagaagaaggacaatgTTGGTATTTCCGTCAgatccatcctcgccaacgtCTTCATGCAAACCGTCATTTTCCTCTACTTGATCGACCAATCCCAAAACACCTCCTGGATGATCCTCGGCGGCCAAGGCGTTGGCATCCTGATCGAACTCTGGAAAATCACCACCGTCGTCAACGTCCGCGTCCGcgcctcccccaactccctcatcccTTACCGCATCTCCTTTGAAGACAAGCACAAGCTCAGCACCACGGAGCAAAAGACTAAAGAGTACGACGAGATCGCCTTCAAGTACATGTATATGGCCGGCgtgcctctcctcctcgcctaCGCGGTTTATTCCCTGGTGTATGAAACCCACAAGTCGTGGTACAGCTACATCATCGCCACGCTTGTCGGTTCGGTCTACGCCTATGggttcttgatgatgctgccgAGCTTGTATATCAACTACAGACTGAAAAGCGTGGCGCACATGCCGGGCAAGGCGATGATGTACAAGTTTTTGAACACATTTATTGATGACTTGTTTGCGTTTACGATCAAGATGCCGTTTCTGCATCGGTTGGCGACCTTGAGGGATGATGTGATTTtctttatttatatttatcAGAGGTGGGTGTACAAGGTTGATTATACCAGGGTCAACGAGTTTGGtcaggggggtgatgatgaggaggaggaggaggaggaggaaggggccaagaagattgaggagaagaagaaggaaggtgaggttgtggaggagccgaaggaggagaaggaggcggttAAAGTGACGggggctgagaagaaggggaaggcgaCCAAGAGGAAATGAGGTGTTACCatgggagtgggaggttgCTGGTGTCTAATTACGTAGATTTTAGCATTACATGAATTTATGTCAAAACATGGGCAAAATAGGGAGAACCGAGGTGATCTCATGACCATTGTAAACCCTTGATATTCACATGTTAGCCCCCAAGCTCTGCTTGCCTAGCCAGTTGCTCGCATGCCTTTGCTCATCTTTATACATATTCAAACATGTCGCTTTCCCAATAACTCCAAATGCTCACGTCCATCCGCCTCATTAATTCCAAtacatctcccccttcccgcaGTGCTTACCCCCTAGAAAAACCTCCACCAGACAAAAATCAATataaacaaccccaacccggCAAAAGGCCCATACTGCTTCAGCATCAAATCCCAATTGATCCTCACGGCCGCCTTGCGATACTTTGCGCTATCATCCCTCAACCTACTGCTCAACTCGCCCATCCTCTCCAGGCTGTCCCCCCGATACAGCAAATCCTCGATATTCTTGGTCATGACCTTTGTCACGTCCCTCAGCTCATCATTGAGCTTGTCCAGGTTCTGCGTCGCCCTCGCGTCAGAATAGGTAGCTTTTGTCCGGCTGATGAAGGTGTCAAACTCCATAAAGGCGTAGgggcggaggatggtggacatgagctgctgctgggggtaggtggtggagaaCTCGGTGGCGAGGTCGGAGAGGTAGGTGAAGGCGAGCTTGCGGGGGTAGGAGGcgtcggtgatggtgaggtagACGATGTCGGACTGGAGAAGGTAGTGGATTGTGTAGGCGCCTGACGAGATGCtggcttgggggttggaagtgCGGGTTAGGCGACGGAGGATGAGCTTGATTTGGGATTTTACTTCGGCTAGGTCGGGGGTCGGAGGGGAGGTGTCTGTTGAGGCGCAGAGCATTACTCCTatttggggggggaaggttagttgatgaagggggggggaagggaagggggaaaaggggaacGGACCGTCTATGCGGGCGATTTGGGTTGAGCGGATCATTTtgatttgaggaggaggaggaggaggaggaggaggaggaggaggaggaggaggaggaggtggtggtggtggtggtggcggtggtggtggtactggtgcgggtgg from Podospora pseudoanserina strain CBS 124.78 chromosome 2, whole genome shotgun sequence includes the following:
- the PRE5 gene encoding Proteasome subunit alpha type-6 (MEROPS:MER0000549; BUSCO:EOG09264441; COG:O; EggNog:ENOG503NW5C); this translates as MFRNNYDNDSVTFSPQGRIFQVEYAAEAVKQGSVVVGIASKTHAVLVAIKRNAEELSSYQKKLFPIDEHVGIAIAGLTSDARVLSNFMKQQCLGHRLTYSRHMPIRSLVDMIGSKAQINTQHYGKRPYGVGLLVAGVDDSGPHLFEFQPSGMTEEMIAFAIGARSQMARTYLERNLDKFKTSTREELIEHGLRALKESLVQDRELTVENTSVGVVGYVKETKKTEPFQVFDGHEVQRYLELVADDKKEGGPQAATVEDESTAMDVDA
- a CDS encoding hypothetical protein (COG:S; EggNog:ENOG503NZWJ), with protein sequence MESGGANNNNSNNNNNVTTPKRTKICVYCGASPGFNPIYVEAARSLAREMAKNNIQLVYGGGTVGLMGEVARTLVSLSGPDSVHGIIPEALVRYERDANYSSTIPDPSNPSSRPHTSSTSSLTVPEETVFGRTTIVPDMHTRKRLMAQEVLDGGPGSGFVALAGGYGTLEELFETMTWNQLGIHNKGIVILNINGFYDGIRQWINKSVEEGFIHGGNKNILVEAKTAEEAIRALEEYKVSDAALKLNWSSQ
- a CDS encoding hypothetical protein (EggNog:ENOG503NVEB; COG:S); this translates as MPEPVAAAGAEPARQEEQGQSMLMKIFQGLAMWMAMQFVMKQFTGGGQKTTSVTNADGQVVQVATGAIPPYHERPRQLNDGAVYSHIPQSIAPIWPDNSAVDIIVTVSPSFVAEPLDKLPKDTIVFQEKGFRIGNWSDTRVAEGTINVPVPVQKNGTLWGHFYIGLPGAPLDPTQRNYDPGAAYHFVHPLTQYIPKKKESKTRNLLSDNAEVEEVVVEDEPEQAGPIVANYYHPNVSLSFIPGSGTFSFPQAHPAIRQYIRLEATGARDGTGQNGWYYPILFVNTFWQLKSKMTIVNETVTTLPIRIDLNNLADWKFKLMAPIETNSKEQARQAAWGGGMSAGGGDGSEIEMVKEIFMDTNPILLCVTIIVSIAHMILETLAFGSDIAHYRKKKDNVGISVRSILANVFMQTVIFLYLIDQSQNTSWMILGGQGVGILIELWKITTVVNVRVRASPNSLIPYRISFEDKHKLSTTEQKTKEYDEIAFKYMYMAGVPLLLAYAVYSLVYETHKSWYSYIIATLVGSVYAYGFLMMLPSLYINYRLKSVAHMPGKAMMYKFLNTFIDDLFAFTIKMPFLHRLATLRDDVIFFIYIYQRWVYKVDYTRVNEFGQGGDDEEEEEEEEGAKKIEEKKKEGEVVEEPKEEKEAVKVTGAEKKGKATKRK
- the SEC22 gene encoding SNAP receptor (BUSCO:EOG09264IG5; EggNog:ENOG503NUVF; COG:U), producing the protein MLCASTDTSPPTPDLAEVKSQIKLILRRLTRTSNPQASISSGAYTIHYLLQSDIVYLTITDASYPRKLAFTYLSDLATEFSTTYPQQQLMSTILRPYAFMEFDTFISRTKATYSDARATQNLDKLNDELRDVTKVMTKNIEDLLYRGDSLERMGELSSRLRDDSAKYRKAAVRINWDLMLKQYGPFAGLGLFILIFVWWRFF